The Chitinophaga pinensis DSM 2588 region GCAATGGTTCCATATGCCCCTGACGGGAGATCGGTACCAGTAGTCTTTCCGATGTATCTTCTGCTGCAGGCTTACGTTCTGCTTCTATGATGGCCAGTTTACGACCTGCGCTCTCTGTTACAAAAGAACCGGCCAGACAGGTAATCAGGATCAGCACGACTGTACCATTCAGCACATGTTCATTGATGATACCCATGTTAAATCCGATCAGTATTACGGCGATCGTTGCAGCTGCATGTGAACTGCTCAGACCAAAGATCACATTACGTTGTGTGGGTGTATACCGGAAACTCAGTTGCGTAAAGTATGCTGCAAGGTATTTGCTGACAAGCGCCATGACTGTAAGTACACCGGCTATCAGCAATGCTTCCGGCCCCTTGAGCAATACCCGCAGATCTACCAGCATCCCCACGCTGATCAGGAAGAAGGGAATGAATATCGCATTACCGGTGAACTCAATTCTGTTCATCAACGGAGAGGTATGCGGAATCAGCTGATTCAATGCAAGTCCTGCCAGGAAAGCCCCGATAATCCCTTCCACTCCTGCCAGTTCCGCAAGAAAGGCGGCCAGAAATACCAGCGCCAGCACGAAGATGAAGTGAGAGGTTTTATCGTCTTTGATCTTTTTGAAAAACCAGCGTCCTATCATCGGAAAAATCCAGAGAATGATCGTGGCAAAGACTACCAGTGAAACGGACAAGCGGACCCAGAACTGTGTATTCAGGTTGCCGGCAGCAGCCCCCGTGATGATCGCCAGTATGACCAGTACGGCAGTATCAGTAATAATCGTCCCTCCTACCGCTACGGTTACCGCTTCGTTTTTGGTAATACCTAAACGGCTGGCCAGTGGATAGGCGACCAGTGTATGCGTAGCAAACATGCTGGAAACCAGCATCGTAGCCATAAAGTTGAAATGCAGCACATACATGCAGACGACATATCCTAAAATGAGCGGGATGAAAAAAGTAAAGGCGCCGAATACCAGACTACGGTTGCGGTTCTTTCTGAACTCAGTCATGTCTAGCTCCAGTCCTGCGAGGAACATGATGTATAAGAGACCTGCCTTTCCAAACAGGTCAATACTACCTTTCTCGATGATCTTGAACCCGTGATCCCCGATCGCCATACCTGCCAGGATCAGCCCGATTATACTGGGAATACGGAACTTACGGAGGATAATCGGTGCTAACAGGATGATAAATAACACCAGTGAGAAAATCGGAACAGGGTCTTTCAGTGGTAGACTAATGTTTATCAATAATTTCATGCCGTTCAATACATTCATAACCTAACTTCTAATGTTTACAATAATAGCAATTCTCGCCCAATGCTCCCCGATAATGTTAAATATGTGATTTTCATATGCATCTGCGCTGCATCGCATTAAAACATTCCTATTTAATTTAACGATTATTAAGCGTAGTTTTGTGGAAAGTTTTTACCGGATTATGAGCCAGCGTAATCAAACAGGCACGAAGATTCAAGAATGGGAAGACGTATTGGTAGCTGAAGACGAACAGTTTCCCTTCAGCCTTATCGTTTGGAATGATGAGGTTAATACATTTGACTGGGTGATACAATCCCTGATCGAGGTATGTGACCATACTCAGGAACAGGCTGAACAATGCGCTCTGATCATTCACCACAACGGTAAGTATGCCGTGAAGCAGGGCGAATTCACCCGCCTTCGCCCGATGTGCGAAGCCCTGCTGGACAGAGGCATCAGTGCTACCCTTGAAGAAGCGGTAGAAGGATAATGCCCGTATTTGAGCTTTCAGAAGATTTGATTTTCCCGCCTGTCGATCTGGCTGAGCCGGATGGATTGCTGGCCTATGGCGGAGACTTATCCGAAGAGCGCTTACTGCTCGCCTATAGCGAAGGCATCTTTCCCTGGTATGATGAACCACCTATCCTCTGGTGGAGTCCCGATCCCAGATTCGTATTATTTCCTGAAGATTTAAAGATCTCTGCCAGCATGAAACAAGTGCTGAAGAAGGGCATATTCACTATTACGGTGAATAAAGACTTTCCCGCAGTTATTGCAGGTTGCAGAAAAGTACCCCGCCGCGGACAAGACGGTACCTGGATCACCCGGGATGTGGAAAAAGCCTATATCTCTTTGCACAAAGCAGGTTATGCACATTCCGTAGAATGCTGGCAGAACGATCAGCTGGTAGGTGGTTTTTACGGTATTCAGCTGGGAACCAGCTTCTTCGGTGAATCGATGTTCTCGCTTGTCAGCAATGCCTCTAAAGCAGCCTTTATCACCTTTGTACAATATGCCGCCGGCAAAGGTATCACCCTGATTGATTGTCAGGTGTATACCGATCACCTGGCCTCACTGGGCGCCGGAATGATACCAAGAGAAGAATTCCTCCGCATCATCAGAAATGATCAATAAAAAAACTCCGCCCTGTTGGTACAAAGCGGAGTCTGTTACTATACTAATCTGTACTTACTTTGCTTTTTTCTTCGCGTAACTTCCCTCAAAGAAACAACGCACCCCCCTGTAAGCGCCACAACCGCCGATCTCTTTGATACTCACTCTGCCGGAAGCAAACTGAAACGCGATACCACAGTCAGTCTCCTTATCTTTGTACTCGCCTTTGTTAGCGCCGGTGAAATGCCCCGTACCGGATAATTCTCCTTTACAGCCTGTCTTGTTAGAGAATGAAATAAAGAACAGGAAAGACTTAGGATCATCGCCATCACGTACGGACACCAGACTGTTTTCACCGCTTACATAATCACCGGAGAGTTTATGTGCAGCTTTCAGTGTATCTATCGGATTGAACAGCTGACCAGCTCCAGGATCGCCGCTGGTATTGGTCATGATCAATGTCGTACTGCCATTGTCAGATACACCAAAGAAATCTTCACGGGTGGATCTATGACCAGGTTCCAGTTCCCGCTCGTTGGTTACCTTGATGACCTGACGGGTATCTATGGAGAAATAAAATACATCGCTTTTATCAGCCACCTTCCCTGCCGGCAGGCGGTTCAGGTAATGACCTTTTTTATCCAGGAAGCATATATAAGCTGTAGTCAATGATTTACCCACGGCTTTCACCACAAAGTAATTCACAGCAGCACCATCAACCGCAGCCACAGGGTAAAACTTAACCGTCGCTCCCTCCGGGAAATCTGATTTTCCCAGGGTATCCGTCAGGAACTGTTTCAGTACTTCCGGAGAGATACCGGCAGTATCCGATTTTTTGTTCGCCAGCTCTTCCGGCATCAGTTTATAAGGCAGTTTAGCCTCTGCAAACAGGTGACGGAAGTCTTCAAATGTGAAGTCATCCTTCCCTGATTTGTTCTTTTTGGAACCACATCCGGCCAGCAGACCGATAGTCAGCAGCGCTAATACCAGCTTATTCATGCGTATATGCTTGTTTATTACGGCCGAAAAGTTAGAGAAAAAAATGATATGATCAAAATAAGGACATCCCTTCGACCGTTGCGTTTGCATTTCTGGCAATATTTATTTAGATTTACCTAAACTTTATTTTAAGGAATGATGAATTTGACGATTGCTGAGGAGAACTACATTAAGTCGATTTATAAACTGGAGGAAGAAGGACAGGAGGCGGTAAGCACAAACGCCCTGGCCGGCGAACTGGAAACCAAGCCGGCATCTGTGACAGATATGGCGAAGAAGCTGAAAGAAAAGAAGCTTATTTCTTACGAAAAATACCAGGGTATCAACCTGACCCCTGAAGGTAAAAGAGCGGCGCTGAATATCATCCGGAGGCATCGCCTCTGGGAATGCTTCCTGGTTGATAAATTATCATTCAGCTGGGAAGAAGTGCATGAACTGGCGGAAGAGCTGGAACATGTACGCAGTGAGAAACTGATCAACCGTCTCAGCGAATTCCTGGGAAATCCGCAGATAGATCCTCATGGCGATCCTATTCCTGATGCACAGGGCAAAATGGGTAAGCCACGTCCGCAAACGCCGCTTGATAAAGCCAGGGCTAAACGCCTGGAAGTCGTG contains the following coding sequences:
- a CDS encoding ATP-dependent Clp protease adaptor ClpS; protein product: MSQRNQTGTKIQEWEDVLVAEDEQFPFSLIVWNDEVNTFDWVIQSLIEVCDHTQEQAEQCALIIHHNGKYAVKQGEFTRLRPMCEALLDRGISATLEEAVEG
- the aat gene encoding leucyl/phenylalanyl-tRNA--protein transferase, whose product is MPVFELSEDLIFPPVDLAEPDGLLAYGGDLSEERLLLAYSEGIFPWYDEPPILWWSPDPRFVLFPEDLKISASMKQVLKKGIFTITVNKDFPAVIAGCRKVPRRGQDGTWITRDVEKAYISLHKAGYAHSVECWQNDQLVGGFYGIQLGTSFFGESMFSLVSNASKAAFITFVQYAAGKGITLIDCQVYTDHLASLGAGMIPREEFLRIIRNDQ
- a CDS encoding cation:proton antiporter, whose amino-acid sequence is MNVLNGMKLLINISLPLKDPVPIFSLVLFIILLAPIILRKFRIPSIIGLILAGMAIGDHGFKIIEKGSIDLFGKAGLLYIMFLAGLELDMTEFRKNRNRSLVFGAFTFFIPLILGYVVCMYVLHFNFMATMLVSSMFATHTLVAYPLASRLGITKNEAVTVAVGGTIITDTAVLVILAIITGAAAGNLNTQFWVRLSVSLVVFATIILWIFPMIGRWFFKKIKDDKTSHFIFVLALVFLAAFLAELAGVEGIIGAFLAGLALNQLIPHTSPLMNRIEFTGNAIFIPFFLISVGMLVDLRVLLKGPEALLIAGVLTVMALVSKYLAAYFTQLSFRYTPTQRNVIFGLSSSHAAATIAVILIGFNMGIINEHVLNGTVVLILITCLAGSFVTESAGRKLAIIEAERKPAAEDTSERLLVPISRQGHMEPLLDFALMIKDPDTHTPIYPLAVVQDDEEAKQKIPLTNKIMEAAVMYAGATESKVQAVTRIDLNVSDGIARAAKELMITDVVLGWTDKNNSTTERLFGSIFGTTLDNVLQSVWETIYVCDFHYPLNATKKLVLVMPKNAEYEIGFLHYIQKIFLLSKQIGAKLMICCNTNTQKAIEAYLQQFKLSIEINFKQFDNIEELLLLAKDITKNDLVMVVAARKGTLSHRPYLDGMPGRLSRHFPAHNIVLVYPEQQEIDYIEAGVQPEDLTLAPIQEQLANLNKLGKAVRRILKGKR
- a CDS encoding metal-dependent transcriptional regulator, translated to MMNLTIAEENYIKSIYKLEEEGQEAVSTNALAGELETKPASVTDMAKKLKEKKLISYEKYQGINLTPEGKRAALNIIRRHRLWECFLVDKLSFSWEEVHELAEELEHVRSEKLINRLSEFLGNPQIDPHGDPIPDAQGKMGKPRPQTPLDKARAKRLEVVAVSDKSTALLEFLNAKGIRLGTQLDVIERYEFDNSIELKIRNQPAFTISEQVSKNIMVKPI